TTGGCCTCGCGTACGTATTGCACGTCTTGCGGGCGCCCTTCGTTTTCGAAGAACGCCACCAACCTCTCGTAGGCCCGAGGTGAGTACTTGGGATAGAGCTTCCGCAGTTGCTGCACGCGCGCCTTGGCCGACATTGAACTCGAGCTTCGCGGGCGAGCAGATTCGGACGGATCCGTGAAGAAGAGGTCGAGGTCGCTGCTCAGGTCGCCGACCTCGGTGCCAAAAGCTACGTTGCGCGAGATGCCCAAATTACTGGCTGTACCTTTGGTCTGCTGGTGCGGGCGCGGCAGGCCACGGGAGACGAGGCTACGCTCGAGAAACGGGAACATGTACCCGATCGACAAATATTGCGGCCCGTCGGATATTCCCGACTTCAATAGTTCGATCATCTGCCCGGTAAATGCAGTCAGCGGCTGGTCGTCGGGAGTTTTTGCCGTGTATCCAGGGCCGGTGGCGGTCAACACATGAGTCCCTTCGATGTCGACCTGCCGCAGCGCGGCATCTGCCGAGCCCCCCATTAGAGAGAAAACATTACCGCTGAAGCAGCAGTCGAGGACGAGAATCCGCGATTTGGCCGGACTGTTCAGAATAGCATTCTTCACCCAGGTGAACGGAACTCCGCTGCGGTAGATGTGCGCCTGGACCGAGTCCCGAACCGTCAGGTACAGTTCGTTGTCCTCGCCCAACACTCCGTGCCCGGCGTAGTAGACCAGGAGCAGGTCATCCGACTCCTGTGCGAGGGGAACCAGCCATTCGTCGACTTCCCGGGCCGTGGCGGGATCGTACAACGTTTGACAGTTCTCCGCTGGAATGCCCAGGAAGTCGGGGTCTACGAAGATGTCTCGTAATGATTTCAGGTTGTTCGCGACCGCAGGCAATTCGTACAGCTGCTTGTCATCGGGAAAGTGCGTGCTCCCGATCAGTGCGATCCTCGTCTGTTCAAGGCGCGGCAGCCTCATTGATCGATCTCTCGCGCCATGAACTCGCGTATGTCCCTGAGCAGCTCGTCCGCGTCCTCCGCGCGATTGGCTTCTACGGTGAGTTCATGGTCACCCTTCTTGATGTGCAGTTTGACCTGTCGGCTCCGCGTGGCAAGCCAGGTCGCCAGTGCGCCGGCCAAGGCACCCGTCAGTTCCGGGTCGAAGACCAAGCGCAGGATCTCTTCCCCGATTCCCATGTCTTCGGGGTCGCCGGACGTGGATTCCAAATCGGCGGTACGTAGCCGTAGTTCCGGGTCTTCGCGCAGCACTCTGAGAACGGCGCGAACGGACGTCTGGTCGCTTCCCGCGACTGCATCCGTACGCAATTCGATCGTCGTATCCATGGTTGCTCTCAAATCATTGTCACGGCAGTAGAATCCGACCTACGCCCCTCAGGGTACCTTGCCGATCGTTCGCCGTCGTCTGCTTCAGCCCTACTCGCCCAGAACCTCAGTGCGATTTCAAGATCGTGGACTGATGGCTGCTGGCGACGTTATGTGAGCATGAGCAGCGGGACCGCGCGGTCGTGGTCGCGAGCGATCCTCTGAACCATTTGGAGGATCTCGTTCATGCCGTTGATGGCCAGGCGACCAGGAGGTGGTAGAGCAGGGAGTTCACATACCTGTCCGGCCTGGTCATCGAAGGTTTAGCGGACGCGGTGCTGCACCCGGCGGACATCACGAGGCAGGTCCGGGGAGTGCTGCAGCGTTACAGCTGCCCGACCCTCTCCCAGGCCACGAGACCGAGGGTGAGGAACGGCTGAAGTCGAAACAAATGCCCTTCTGAAGGATACTCTCGGCGAGTGCTTCGGACGCTCGACGGCGCCGTGCCCGGACCTGCTGGACCGCATCCCGAGCAGGACGATCGATCTGGATCTGCCTTCTTCGACCCGGTGAACGTCCGGGCGCGGCGGGCGCCGCCTCCGGGGCGTCCCTGACACCCGGCTTCGGCAGCGCCGCGCGGAGCACGCCCTTCCGTCGAACACCACCGGCTTCAACCGCTCGTCGAAGCCGACCGTGAACGACCGGGCCCGTAATCGAGCGTCCTGCCGCCGTCCGCGTCCAGGCCGAAGTCTGGGACGATCCGGTCGCCGAGCTGCTCCATGGTGAGACCTCGGTCGTCGGCCACCTGCACCAGCAGCTGCCCCGCCTTCTTCTTCAGCCGCTTGGGACGGGCCTTTTCGGCGACCAGGTGCAGTTGCATGACCGCCACGTCGGTGCCGATCGAGGCGAGCACGTCCAGCGCCTTCAGCGGCGGCCCGATTCCGTCCTGGCCGGGCCAGCGGCCCCGCACGGCTTCGCCGCGGCCGCGCCATCCGCCGCCGTCGGGGATGCGATCAAGCGCCTACTGGACGTGTTCCGGCTTACGACGCGGTACGACCGGCACACGAAGACCATCGACTGCGAAGTCACCATCGCGTCCGAGATCCTCGACACACAGCATGAAGCGGCGACTATCGCGATCGAGACGGACAGACCGGCGCAGCGCGCCGGTCTGTGTGGTACCCCCTACCGGATTCGAACCGGCGCTACCGCCTTGAAAGGGCGGCGTCCTAGGCCGCTAGACGAAGGGGGCCCGGTGCCGTGGCGCGTGCGCCACTCGACCGTGACAAGTGTAGGGGACAACGTGCGTCACCGCACAAACGGTTAACGCCGCCCGGACGCGGACGGGGTCGGGGAGCCGCCGAAGCCGGACGGCGACGGCGGGGACGAGGGGGTTCGGGACGGCCAGTCGGACGGCCATTCGGACGGGAACGGGGAGGTCGGGGAGGACGGCGGCGCGATCGCGGGCGGCCGCGGCTCGATCGGATGGTCGGGATCGGGTTCGAGCTGCCGCTCGATGTGCGCGGAGGTGAGCCCGAGGCCGCCGAGGCGCAGATCGTCCCAGCCCTGCAGGCGTTTCGTGGACCGGTTGAAGTACAGGACGGACAGTTCGAACGGGGTCGGCTCGTCGTGTTCGAGCCCGCGCAGGCCCGCGGCGCCGGTCGAGCCCTGGACGAACAGGCGGGTGCCGGTCGGGAGCAGTTCCGTCGCCCGGGTGTGGGTGTGGCCGGACAGGACGAGCGGGGTCAGCCCCGAGAACGCCTTGCCCTCGGTGGGGTCGTGGACGACGGCGATGTCGGGGTTCGCGCGGTCCGCGCGGAGCTGTTCGGCGAGGACGGAGCCCTGGGCGTACAGCTGGTCGGCGCCCACGTGGTCGTCGCGGGTGGACTTGTCGGGCGTGAAGCGGGGGTCGCCGACGCCGTAGACGCGCAGACCCTCGACCTCCCGCGTCTCGTCGTCCAGGACGATCGCGTTGTCCTGCTCGGCGACGGCCTCGGCGGTCCCCTCGGAGTCGTGGTTGCCGCGGATGTAGACGTAGGGGACGTCGAGGTCCCCGATGGAGTTCGCGAACTCGTTCTCGGCCTCGCTGCCGTGGTCCATGAGGTCGCCGCTGTCGATGATGAAGTCGACCTTGAACTGGGTGGCGACGGAGTCGATCACGCTCCACGCCGCCGGGTTCAGGTGGACGTCCGACACGTGCAGGACCCGGATGGTGGACGGGTCCGGTTCGTAGACGGGGAGGGTGGACGTCGTGGCGTACAGCTCGGAGACGTTGCCGACGAGCCGGGCGAGCTGCTCGCGGTAGGCGGAGAACCGGTCGACGAGGCTCTGCGCGTCGCCGACGACCTGCGGCGCGTTCGCGAGCAGGCCGGTGTAGCGGGGTTCGCTGATCGCGCGCGGGTTGAACGTCGACAGCGTCAGCACCAGGACGGCCGCGATGCCGGTGGCCGCCGACCCCATGCCGAGGAGCGCGCGCCGCCACGACCGGAACAGGACGAGCGTGGCGACGAAGCTCGCGGCGAGCGCGAGGAGCGTCGCGCGGATCAGCAGCGCCTTGACGCCGTCGCGGAGTTCGTCCGCGATCTGATCGGTGAGCCGGGTGAGTTCGACGTCGTTCTCGATGAGCCGCTGCGCCTCGTCCGGGCGCACCTCGGTGAGCCGCGCCTCCAGCGACAGCGGACCCCAGTGGGTGTCGAGCCGCAGCGCCCCGATCGGGGGCAGCTCCAGGGCCGTCCCGCCGTGCAGGGACGGCTGCAGGGTGAGCTGGACGCTGGTGGGGCCGACGGGGGTGACGACGCGGCCGCCGAGCAGCAGCCCGAGGTAGCCGGCGGCGAGCCCGGCGAGGACGACGTACAGGACGCGGGACGGACGGCTGCGCAGCACCCGTCCGGTGCGTCGGGCGCCCGCGGCGGTGCGGCGGGCCGCGGGGGCGAGGGCGGTTCGGGCGCGGCGGGCGGCGGGGGAGCCGCCGAGGCGGCGGAGGCCGGAGCCGAGCCTGGAACGGGTCTGGGCCATGGAGGCGCGGACCTGGGGCACGGTTCCCCTTCCTGTCGAGCAGAATGGCCGGTGTGATCGAGTTGTCGCGCGACGCGTTCGAGGACCTGGTGGGCGAGGCCCTCGACGGCATCCCGTCCGAGCTGACCGCCCACATGAGCAACGTCGTCATCGTCGTCGAGGATGACGCGCCCGAGCGCGGCCTGCTCGGTCTTTACCAAGGCGTACCCCTAACCGAACGGGGGGACTGGTACGGCGGAGTACTGCCCGATCACATTTCGATCTACCGTCGGGAGATCCTCCGGATCTGCGAGACGGAGCGGGACGTGGTCGAGGAGGTGCGGATCACCGTCGTGCACGAGATCGCCCACCATTTCGGGATCGACGATCACCGGCTGCACGAGCTGGGCTACTGATCGCGAATAAGTCACGGCAATCGCGCACTGTAGGTCACATAACTGCCACGCAGCGTGAGTTAATAGGGGGGCCGCCCAACCCGGGGCGGCCCGACCTGGAGCGTGCGTGGCGGAAAGGCGGAACGGCAGGGGCGTCGGCAGGCACCGGCGCCCGCCGGAGGCGCAGGCCACCTACCGCGAGGTGTTCGCGGTGGGGGAGTTCCGCGCGCTCTGGCTCGCGCAGGCGCTGTCGTTCATCGGCGACCAGCTGGCGCAGGTGGCACTGGCCGTCCTGGTGTACCAGCGCACCGAGAACGCCCTGCTCACCGCCGCGACCTACGCCCTGACGTACCTGCCGCCGATCGTCGGCGGCCCGCTCCTGTCGGGCCTCGCCGACGTGTTCCCGCGCCGCACCGTGATGATCGTCTGCGACGTGCTGCGGGCGGTGCTGGTCGCGCTGATGGCCGTGCTGGCGCTGCCGTTAGGGGCGCTGTGCGTCCTGGTGTTCCTCACGGTGCTGCTGGGGACGCCGTTCACGGCGGCGCGCGCGGCGATCATGCCGGACGTCCTGGAGGGCGACCGGTTCGTCGCCGGGACGGCGATCAACAACATCACGCACCAGGCCACGCAGATGCTCGGGTTCCTGGCGGGCGGCGCGATCGTCGCGGTGGTCGGCGCCCGTGAGGCCCTCGCCCTGGACGCCCTGACGTTCGGCGCGTCCGCGGTGATCCTCGTCGCCGGGATGCGGCGGCGCCCCGCCCCGAAGGACCGGGACGCGCAGTCCCTCGGGCTGTGGCGCGGCATGCGCGACGGCGCGCGCCTCGTGTTCGGCGACCCGACGCTGCGCTCGCTCGTCTCGTTCGCGTGGCTGTGCGCGTTCTACACGATCCCGGAGGGGCTCGCCGCCCCGTACGCGGACACGTTCGGCGGCAGCGCGATGACGGTCGGGCTGCTGATGGGCGCGATGCCGACGGGCATGGCGGTCGGCGCGTTCCTGTACAGCCGGTTCGTCCGCCCGGCGAGCCGGCTGCGGTCGATGGGCTGGATGGCGATGCTGGCGTGCCTGCCCCTCGTCGGGGCCGGGCTGCACCCGCCGCTGTGGGGCGTGGTCCTGCTGTGGGCGCTGTCGGGCGTGGGCAGCGCGTACCAGCTCGCGGCGAACGCCGAGTTCGTCGCGCTGGTGCCGCCCAGCGGACGCGGCCAGGCGTTCGGCCTCGCCCAGTCCGGCATCCTCGCCGGGCAGGGCCTGGGCATCCTGATCGGAGGGGCCGTCGCCGAGGTGCTCGGCCCCCAGACCGTGGTCGCGCTGGCGGGCGTCCTCGGGCTGTCGGCCGCCGCGATGCTGACGCTGGTGTGGAACCAGGTCCGCGGCGCCGCGATCCCCGAGGAACGGGTCGCCGGCGGGTCCGCCCCCGCCGCCTAGACGGAGGTCTTCTTCTTGGAGCCGACGGCGTCCTTCGCCTTCTGGACGGCGTCCTGGAACGCGGGCGAGTCGCCGGCCTTCTTCGCGAGGTCCTCGGCGATCGACTTCGGCGCGCCCTCGTCGGGCATCAGCAACCAGCCGATCACGTAGAGGGCGATCCCGGCGCCGCCGAACAGGGTGAACACGGCGAGCGCGAGCCGGACGATGTTGGCGTCCACGCCCGCGAACCGTGCGACGCCCGAGCAGACGCCCGCGACCAGGCGTCCGTCGTGCGTCCGTCGGAGTGATCTGCTGGTGGTCTTCTCCATGTCCATGTCTCGATCCTGCCCAGCGGAGGCCGGTTTCGACATCCGGAGGACCCCTGATTCACCCCTGAGACGCCCCTGGCCCCGAAACCGGCTTGAACGCCGCTTGGTGGCGTTGCGTAGGGTGAATGGCTGAGACGCAGGTCAAGCGATCAAAGGGAGTCGCATGAGAATCGGGATCGTCGGGGCCACCGGCCAGGTCGGCAGCGTGATGCGGGAGATCCTCGCGGAACGCGCCTTCCCGGCCGACGAACTGCGCCTGTTCGCGTCCGCGCGGTCCGCCGGACGCAAGCTGCCGTGGGGGGACGGCGAGATCACCGTCGAGGACGCCGCCACGGCCGACTACACCGGCCTCGACATCGTCCTGTTCTCCGCGGGCAAGGGCTCCTCGAAGGAACTCGCGCCGAAGGTCGCCGCCGCCGGTGCCGTCGTCGTCGACAACTCGTCCGCCTGGCGGCTCGACCCGGACGTCCCCCTCGTGGTGTCGGAGGTCAACCCGCAGGCCGCCGCGAACCGGCCGAAGGGCATCATCGCCAACCCGAACTGCACCACGATGGCCGCGATGCCCGTGCTGCGCCCCCTGCACGCCGAGGCGGGCCTCGAGGCCCTCGTCGTCTCGACGTACCAGGCGGTGTCGGGCAGCGGCCTCGCGGGCGTGTCGGAACTCCACGAGCAGAGCCGCAAGGTCGTCGAGAACGCCGACAAGCTCACCCACGACGGCGCCGCCGTGCCGTTCCCCGAGCCGAACGTGTACGTCCGCCCCATCGCGTTCAACGTCCTCGCGATGGCCGGATCCATCGTCGACGACGGCCTGAACGAGACCGACGAGGAGCAGAAGCTCCGCAACGAGAGCCGCAAGATCCTCGACATCCCGGACCTGAAGGTCTCGGGCACCTGCGTGCGGGTCCCCGTCTTCACCGGCCACTCCCTGCAGGTCAACGCCCGCTTCGCCCGCCCGATCTCCCCGGAGCGCGCCGCCGAACTCCTCGCGGACGCCCCGGGCGTCGAACTGAGCGACGTCCCCACCCCCCTGCAGGCCGCGGGCCAGGATCCCACCTACGTCGGCCGCATCCGCCGCGACGAGACCGTGGAGAACGGCCTGTCGCTGTTCTGCTCGAGCGACAACCTCCGCAAGGGCGCGGCCCTCAACACGATCCAGATCGCGGAACTCATCGCGGCGTCCTAACAGCGTCGGCTCCGCCTCCGGGCCCCGGGGGGCCTTCCGCCTGCGCCGCCGCGTGAGGGGGCGCGGGGCGGAGGGGGCGAGGCGCGTTGGGGCGGCCCGTGCACATCATCGTGTGCGCGGGCCGTCGGCGTTTCGTCAGGCGCTGCGGGCGCCGCGCACTTCGAGGGTGTCGAGGAGACGGGCCGTGCTGGCGGCGATCTCCTCGACGGCGCGGTCGAACGCCTCGGCGTTGTGCGCGGCCGGCGCGCGGAACCCGGAGACCTTCCGGACGTACTGGAGCGCGGCCGCCCGAACGTCCTCGTCGGTCGTGTCCTCGGTGAACGGCGGGCGGAGCGTCTTGATACTGCGGCACATGCCCCCATTGTGACTCCGGCCACCGACATCTCGTCGTCCACCGGCAAACCCACCTCGGCCACCGCCCCAGCCAGAGCGGACCGGAACCACTGCGATCGCGTGCGAAGCCAGGTGCGAGCGAAGCGAGTACCTGATCGCGAAGCGAGCCCCAGGCGAGTCGGAGCGATGCGGCAATCGCACGCGGTGCCCGCCGAAGGAAGGCCCCAGGGCCTGACGCCAAGGGCAACGCAAAAGCAAGAGGGGCTGTACGGGGCGGAATGTCGTCCCGTACAGCCCTCTTGAGGCGGGCCCTGCACACGACGGGCCCGCCGCGCGGCCGGGCGGGGGTCGGCCGCGCTCCGCGCACGTCCGGAGCGGGTTGGACGTGCGGTGGAGTCGCCCTCGGGATCGTCGTGACCGGGAGGGCCGTCCCGAAAGAGGACATCGCGGGGACGTGTCCGGTGTCAACGAGTCCAGCCGGTACTGGATTTTCAATCCTTGTGAAAGGAGGTTCTGAATCTACTGAAACCGGTTGCCGACGTGCGCGGACGCCGGTCGCCGCGTCGCGGTGGGCGGGGACGGAGGGACACGGGAAACCCCGTGCGTTCGTCGGTGCGGCGCGATAGAACGGTGAAGGCGGACGCGAACTCCGACGAGGGCGGTGTTGATGCGCGCGACCCTGCGCAGGGTGGCCCGGGACGTCCGATGGCTCCGGCAGCTCGACGCGTACGCGATATCGGCGCTGGCGCTCGTCCTCGCCGTGCTGACGGTGATCGGCGACGTCGTGTCCGAGAACGTGCGCTGGGCGGTGGCGCTGGCCGCGCTCGCCGCGCTCGTCTACCGCAGCACGCTGCCCGGTCCGTCCCGCAGTGCCGCGGAGACGCTGCTGGGTGACCGGAACTCCCTGACCGATGTGGACGTCGCCGGACGGCTGCGGCGGGCCCGCACGGTATGGCTGTACGCGCCGTCGGGCGTCAACTTCCTCACTCCCGAGCGCTGCGACGCCCTCCGGACCGGGGTGCTCGCCCGTCCGGACGGGAAGGTCCGGATCGTGGTGCTGGATCCGGACGAGGACGCGGCGGTCGCGATGGCCACCTGGCAGCTCGACGACTCGCGGTTCTTCCCCCTGCAGTACCTGCGGCCGTCGCTCACGACCGTCCTGGACCGGCTGCGGGCGATGCGGAGCTGGCGGGTCGCGGGCGCGTTCCGGTACCGGCTGCTGCCCTACAACCCGGGGTTCAGCCTCCTCGTCATCGACCCGGACGCGGGTGACGGCCTCGTCATCGCGGAGATGCACGGTTTCGGCGGGGAGTCGACCACGTCCCGCATGCACGTCCGGATCACCCGGGACGAGTCGGAGCGCTGGTTCGCGTTCTGGGTCGACCAGTACAGGGCCCTGTGGCGGGCGGCGCGCTCCGAGAACGGAGGTTCAGTCTCGTGACGAGATCCTGCGCTCCAGGTCGTCGGCGGCGCCGTTCTGGTACGGGAGCAGGCCCGGGGCGTTGACGCGGCGCGCCTCGCGCAGCTGCTCGAGGGCCTCCTCCGGCCTGCCTCGCAGGAGCTCGGCCTCCCCGCCGCGCAGGTGCGTCCGGGCGTTGTGCGGGTTGGCTTCGATGGCGGCGCGCAGTTCCTCGGCGGCCTCGTCGTCGCGGCCCAGCTGCGCCAGCGCGAGCGCGCGCGCGGACCGCAGGTCCTCCAGGCGGGCCGGATCCGGGCCGAGGGCGATGACCCGTTCCAGGTCGCTCATCGCCTCCCGTGGATGCCGCAGCTCCGCCAGCAGCTCCCCGCGCGCCGCGAGGGCCGACACGTTGCCCGGGTCGATCTGCAGGATCCGCTCGTAGGCGGTGCGGGCGTTCGCGAGGTGCCCGAGATGCCACTGCGCGCGGGCGTACCCCTCCAGCGCGTCGAGGTCGGACGGCTGCCTGCGCACCGCCTGCTCGTACTCGACGAACGCGTCGTCCACGCGCCCCTGCGCCAGCAGCACGTCGCCGAGGCCGGTCAGCACCCGGGCGACCGCGGTGCCGTCCCGCAGCGTCTCGTAGATCCCGATCGCCTCGCCGAAGTGCGTCCGCGCGTCGGCCACGTTCCCGCGCATCCCGGCGACCTGGCCGAGCAGGTACCGGCCCTCCGCCTCGGTGCGGCGGTCCGCGCCGCGGGCGGCGGCGTCGATCGTCTGCCGTGCCCAGTCGGCGGCGTCGCGGGTCGCGCCGACGACCAGGGCCCGGTGCGCGGCGCGCAGCCGCAGCCGTGCGTCGGGCTCGCGGTCCGCGGCGCCGGCGGGGTCGTCCGCGGCCCGTCCGGCCTGCCGGATCGCCGCGATGAGCCGGTCGTGCTGCAGTTCGTACCAGCGGGCGTTCAGCCGGTGCTCGGCGCGCAGCAGGTGCCGGGACGCCAGCGCGCGGACGATCTCGTTGTGCAGGCCCGCGGTCTCCCCGGCGCCTTCGCACACCATTCCCCGGGTGCCCATCTCGGTGATCAGGTTCCGTTCGATCCAGCCGCGCAGCTCGTGCTCGGGCATCTCGTGCGCGGCGGCGACCTCGGCGACCGTCCGGGTGTAGAAGCGGGCGAGGGACCGGTCGGGGTCGCCGTGGGCGCGGACGTCCTCGGCGGTGATCGTCCGGACGGACTCGGGCAGCGCGGCCCACAGCGTCGAGCAGACGATCTGGAGCTGGACGGGCTCGACGTGCTCGTCCGGGACCGCGGGGACGTCCGGTTCGCGTCCGTCGTCGGGGCGCCGCGCGGACCGCAGGTCGTCGACGAGGTACTCGGCGGCGCCCGGCCCGAACGTCCGGGACGTCTCCCGCAGCGGGCCCGTGACGGCCTTGAGCGCGGCGTCGGCGGTGAGGGCGCGGACGGCGAGGCGGCGGCGCGGCGGGGGCGACAGCCGGCGTTCGAACGGCAGCAGCGCCGCGACCGCGTCCTCGCGGATGGAGATCAGCAGCCGCAGTTCGAGCTGGTCGGCGAGCGCGGCGGACAGGTCGTCGACGAAGTGGTCGCGGTGCCGCCACAGCTGCGACGGCGCCATGAACAGTTCCTCGAACTGGTCGATGGCGACGAGGAACGGCAGCGGATCGTCGAACCGGTCGACGCGGCCGGCGCGGTCGCGGAAGAACTCGCGGAGCGTCAGGTCTCGCAGCGACTCGGGGCTCGCACTCGGATTCCACGACGACAGCAGCGTGAACGTGAACGGGTTCCCGCCGGCCGCGGGTTCGGCGAACGGCGCGGGGAACACCCGTCCGACGGGCAGCCGGTCGACCTCGTCGCCGAGTTCGCTCAGCACCCCGGCGTTCAGCAGCGACGATTTACCCACTCCGGACGGACCGAAAAGGATCGTCAGCCGGTTGGCGAGCCACAGCGAGCGCAGATCGCGGATCTCCCGGTCGCGGCCGAAGAACAGGGGACCGTCGGACTGCCGGAAGGCGCGGAGCCCCGGATAGGGGCCTTCTCCGATGGCAGGGTTCGCGGTGGCGCCGGGAGAAGTCACGGTGTACCCCCAGCGCGCCGATTGAGCTCGCGAAAAAAGTCCCTCGCGCTACCCCAATATACGGACACCTTGAGGTCCGCGAAATAGCGGTTCAGATACTCCTCGGCATCGCGCCGCTGGACGTCCGTGGCGGTGTCGGGCAGGGGGAGCATCTGCACGCTGATGTGGGAACGCCGGTGCGTGGTCGGCAGGCTCTTGACGAGCCCCTGCAGCAGCACCTGGAACGTCCAGTCGCGGAGGCTGTAGCCGACGAACAGCAGCGGCCGCCGGGCCAGCGCCTCCTGGACGGCCGGGGGGACGAGGCTGACCCGCGCGGAGGTGTCCTCCTCCTTGTTGCGGTCCTCGATCAGGGCCACGAGGAACTGGATGTAGTCGTCCTCGGTCAGGACGAGCGACTCGGGGTGACCGGTGTGCCCATGCAGGTGGTAGACCACCGGTTCGTCGGAGGCCGCCCCGCCCGGCGAGGGGAGGAACGCGTCCGGATCGTAGGGCGCCCCGTCGTACCAGGGGCACAGGACGCGCCGGGGCGCGCGCCCGGCGCGTTTGAGCGCCTGGACGAGGAGGTCGTCGTAGTTCGTGGTCAGGTAGAGCGGGAGCGGGAAGCGGGCGAGCGCGACGTGGGGGTCGTCGGGGTCGGTCGGCGGGGGGATGTTCGTGAAGTGCTTCTTCAGGAACTCCCCTTTGACGTACGTCAGGTCGCCGTCGGTGACGGCGACGTACCGCATGACGCGCGACAGGTCGAAGCGGTCCTCGAAGGGGTAGTCGTAGTCCTCGGCCCATCGGGCGGCGAGCGTGCCGGCCATCTCCAGAGTGCCGTGGCATGCGCCGGCACCGAGGAAGGGGGCGACCTGACCGGCCTCGAGCTGCCGGACGAGCCGGTCCCAGTCTCTGTCTTCCAAGCGATTCTCCGGGGGTTCGCCGGTCGGCGGGGGCGCGTCCGGCTGAATCGTTCTCGGCGTCATGGCGTGTGCCCTCCCGCGGCCTAGTCGATGACCGCGTTGAATCCGGCGACCGCGTCGTCCGCGGTGCCGGACTCGGCGGCTATCCGGCACAGGCAGTCGTGCAGGGCCGAGCCGGGGCGCGCGTCGAGCTGTTCGAGGGAGAGCCCGCCGAGGTCGGGCAGCCAGCCGGGGACGCCCCCGGCTTCGTCGTCGTCCATCGTCGTCACTTCCTCGTCGGCTCCGGTGTCGTCCGGCATGTCCCGTCGTCGTCCGGAGGGGCGGGACCGTTCGGGTCGGGTTCGGCCGGCTCCGGCGGGGACGCGGCGACGGCGGCGCTCGCCATCGGCGCCGGGGCCGCGGTCGGCTCCACGGTGATCTCCGGGAGGGCGCCGCGTCGGCGGAGGCGGCCCGCCATCGCCGACAGGACGTCCCGCAGGCCGGGCTCGTCGCGTTCCCGCTGGCTGCGGTAGAGCGTCCGGTCGCCGACGACCAGGTACGCGAGCGTCATGGCGAGGGCGATGGGCAGGACGAGTTCGGGGGTGCGGGTGCTCTCCAGCACCAGGACCGCGCAGCCGAACGGGGCGTGCACGATCGCGCCCAGGCAGACCGCCATGCCGACGATCACGAACGGGGCCGGCCCGCCGGTGGACACGCCGAGGGACTCGGCGACGCGCCACACCGCGGCGCCCGTCGCGCCGCCGATCACCAGCCCGGGACCGAAGATCCCGCCGGATCCGCCGGTGCCGATGGACAGCGAGGTGGCGGCGATCTTCAGCAGGGGCAGCAGCAGGACGAGCCAGAACGACATGCCCAGCAGCGCGGTGGTGTCGAGTTCCCGCTGGACGACGCCGTAACCGGGGCCGAGCACGGCCGGGACGGCGAGCCCGAGGAGACCGACGGCGAGCCCGCCGAGCGCGGGCGGCAGCCAGCGCGGCACCGCCCGGCGCCGCGCACCGGCCGCGGGCCGGGTGAGCCGCCCGGTCAGCGCGCCGACGCCGTGCAGCGAGAAGGCGTAGCACCGGCCGAGGACGCCGCAGAGCACCCCGAGGACGGCGAACGCGGCGACGTCGCGTCCGGCGAAACCGGCGGCGGGGGACACGTCGCCGAACATCGGCCCGTACCCGAGGAAGACGCCGAAGACGCCGAACGCGACGAAGGACGCGGGCAGCGCCGGGGGCATCGCCCGCCAGCCGAACCCGCGCAGGAACATCAGTTCGGCGGCCAGCAGGGCCCCGCTGAGCGGCGCCTGGAAGATCGCGCCGACGCCCGCGCCGAGCCCCGTCATCACCAGCGTGCGGGCCTGCGCTCCGGTCAGCCCCGCGCGGCGCGACAGGATCGAGCCGAGCGCGCCGCCGATCTGCGCGATCGGGCCCTCCGTCCCGCCGGATCCGCCGGATCCGAGGGTGAGGCCCGCCGTGATCGTCTTGATCGCGGGGACCC
The nucleotide sequence above comes from Actinomadura algeriensis. Encoded proteins:
- a CDS encoding aspartate-semialdehyde dehydrogenase, which encodes MRIGIVGATGQVGSVMREILAERAFPADELRLFASARSAGRKLPWGDGEITVEDAATADYTGLDIVLFSAGKGSSKELAPKVAAAGAVVVDNSSAWRLDPDVPLVVSEVNPQAAANRPKGIIANPNCTTMAAMPVLRPLHAEAGLEALVVSTYQAVSGSGLAGVSELHEQSRKVVENADKLTHDGAAVPFPEPNVYVRPIAFNVLAMAGSIVDDGLNETDEEQKLRNESRKILDIPDLKVSGTCVRVPVFTGHSLQVNARFARPISPERAAELLADAPGVELSDVPTPLQAAGQDPTYVGRIRRDETVENGLSLFCSSDNLRKGAALNTIQIAELIAAS
- a CDS encoding DUF2277 domain-containing protein, producing the protein MCRSIKTLRPPFTEDTTDEDVRAAALQYVRKVSGFRAPAAHNAEAFDRAVEEIAASTARLLDTLEVRGARSA
- a CDS encoding nSTAND1 domain-containing NTPase; its protein translation is MTSPGATANPAIGEGPYPGLRAFRQSDGPLFFGRDREIRDLRSLWLANRLTILFGPSGVGKSSLLNAGVLSELGDEVDRLPVGRVFPAPFAEPAAGGNPFTFTLLSSWNPSASPESLRDLTLREFFRDRAGRVDRFDDPLPFLVAIDQFEELFMAPSQLWRHRDHFVDDLSAALADQLELRLLISIREDAVAALLPFERRLSPPPRRRLAVRALTADAALKAVTGPLRETSRTFGPGAAEYLVDDLRSARRPDDGREPDVPAVPDEHVEPVQLQIVCSTLWAALPESVRTITAEDVRAHGDPDRSLARFYTRTVAEVAAAHEMPEHELRGWIERNLITEMGTRGMVCEGAGETAGLHNEIVRALASRHLLRAEHRLNARWYELQHDRLIAAIRQAGRAADDPAGAADREPDARLRLRAAHRALVVGATRDAADWARQTIDAAARGADRRTEAEGRYLLGQVAGMRGNVADARTHFGEAIGIYETLRDGTAVARVLTGLGDVLLAQGRVDDAFVEYEQAVRRQPSDLDALEGYARAQWHLGHLANARTAYERILQIDPGNVSALAARGELLAELRHPREAMSDLERVIALGPDPARLEDLRSARALALAQLGRDDEAAEELRAAIEANPHNARTHLRGGEAELLRGRPEEALEQLREARRVNAPGLLPYQNGAADDLERRISSRD
- a CDS encoding SIR2 family NAD-dependent protein deacylase; amino-acid sequence: MEDRDWDRLVRQLEAGQVAPFLGAGACHGTLEMAGTLAARWAEDYDYPFEDRFDLSRVMRYVAVTDGDLTYVKGEFLKKHFTNIPPPTDPDDPHVALARFPLPLYLTTNYDDLLVQALKRAGRAPRRVLCPWYDGAPYDPDAFLPSPGGAASDEPVVYHLHGHTGHPESLVLTEDDYIQFLVALIEDRNKEEDTSARVSLVPPAVQEALARRPLLFVGYSLRDWTFQVLLQGLVKSLPTTHRRSHISVQMLPLPDTATDVQRRDAEEYLNRYFADLKVSVYWGSARDFFRELNRRAGGTP
- a CDS encoding chloride channel protein, with amino-acid sequence MTEPAKPEAAPRTPRRRARPARLARAGARWLLLAVVTGFAAGLAAAIFVALLRLLTHGLLGGLAGFEPATTVTEGDVHGWTGFDRPWALPLITCGGALLASIIVDRTAPETAGHGTDAAIDAAHADPNGTRGRVPAIKTITAGLTLGSGGSGGTEGPIAQIGGALGSILSRRAGLTGAQARTLVMTGLGAGVGAIFQAPLSGALLAAELMFLRGFGWRAMPPALPASFVAFGVFGVFLGYGPMFGDVSPAAGFAGRDVAAFAVLGVLCGVLGRCYAFSLHGVGALTGRLTRPAAGARRRAVPRWLPPALGGLAVGLLGLAVPAVLGPGYGVVQRELDTTALLGMSFWLVLLLPLLKIAATSLSIGTGGSGGIFGPGLVIGGATGAAVWRVAESLGVSTGGPAPFVIVGMAVCLGAIVHAPFGCAVLVLESTRTPELVLPIALAMTLAYLVVGDRTLYRSQRERDEPGLRDVLSAMAGRLRRRGALPEITVEPTAAPAPMASAAVAASPPEPAEPDPNGPAPPDDDGTCRTTPEPTRK